The Oncorhynchus masou masou isolate Uvic2021 unplaced genomic scaffold, UVic_Omas_1.1 unplaced_scaffold_2892, whole genome shotgun sequence genome includes the window atttaataatgagctattttgcttccagtaggatgctctaccaaggttcgtatcaggggtaaatattttgatatcaatgtaaatatccctatggtctgtgaggggagtagtacaaatatttgtagtaacaCACTCACTATCAATACATTTGGATATAAGCCAAAAATCTATTCTGGTTTGTCTGGAGCCTGTTTTGTTACTCCAAGTGAATGATCTTTCGGCcggaaacctctctctccatatatcagtaagatcaaacttttccataaaaagtattaaacccaaattctgattggttggcctacctgggggccatctatcagttgaattatctattgtaatgttaaagtcccctcctatcAATAATAACGAATTGGGAAATTTAGATAACCAATGAAGTATATGTTTCTCTATAGATTCAAGCAACTCATCATTCTCATGTTTGGTGTTGTACCCGTAGAAGTTTACAGTAATGAGCGTAATGTCATTGTAACTGATCACAAGACAAATAAAgtgaccaaaggggtcacagtccgagtgtagaatattaccaccaaAAGTATTTTTCATTGTAGTGACACCAGCGGAACGTTCAGATCCATGGGAGAGCCAAATATCGTTGCCCCACTGTGACCCCCAGAAGTTGGCATCAGCCAAAATTGAGTGAGACTCTTGAAAAAAGCAAAAATCTGTTTGAAATTGTTTAGCAAATAAAAATAAGGCCTTGTGCTTCACACTGTTTCGTAACCCCCTAGCATTAAGAGATAAtatagacaaagacaaaacaacaaagattATATAAAAGTATAAACTGTAGTAGGATGAGTCAAAGACGTAGGAGCAGTGAACGATAAAGGAACCGAGATCTGCACCATTTAAGTCAATTTAAAGTGAAAATAGCTTATTCCATAACCTTTGAGCTAGACGTTATCTGGCTTTGAAATTCAACTCAACTGGAAATTATGTTCAAGACCAAACCAAGGGTTCTTGTAGTAAGAGAGAGTAAAAACCCTCTATAGTGTAATCAGGAACTATTCTAAATAattgaaaaacaaaatgttttacaTATAAACGTTCCTAAGACCTTTTTTGGAAATAAGTATTAATAACTAAATAGAACAATAACCGTGTAAAGTCAGAGCAGACCTGTATgccatttaaaacagtatcttaGTTACTGTATACATAAAACAAATTCAGCATTCAATCTTCTTCGTAAGTTTGTAAACAAAATAGGTCTTCTGGTCATACAAGAACAAACTAATAAATTGAAATACCTGAGTATTCCTGAAAAATAGTCACCTGATGCTTATTAGGTAAACAACATAAGGAAAATGAGAATACCATGTCTGAAACCATCAACCTGTTCCTTCTGGTGAGATTTTAGGGAGGAATATGGATTTCTGGACCGTTGATGAAACCTCGTCCTCCGACAAAGTAAGCAGCCTTCCCCTCACTTCGTGCTATCTTGATCGTTGGCCACAACCTGTTCCTTCTTTCTATGTCTTCTGGGCTGGGCTTCTTCTGGGCTTCTTCCTTTCTTTTTTTGTCACGACTTTGCATGGACATgctgaaataaatgatctaattatcattccagtcacaggaaaGGTCTTATATCttgaacaaataaaaataatgactAAAGTAAGCAAAGATTAATTTTATATTGACAAGAGAGCCGAGTGAccactctaacaatggaaatacatttgcTCAACGAATGAAGACAGGCAAGATCAgatgggaccattctagccaatgagagggcaggtACGCATGTGAACAACACGCACAACTAAACATATTTTTCTCAAAGTTTCCAGAATGCCACATGCATCCACATCTAAAGCAATAGTATCAGCCAAAATGAATGCTACAGTGCAGGTCTAACAACAGCGGTTATTGTtgaaaaatgtgtgtgtttgttatatCCTTAGAATACAATTGGAAGACTTGGAAAATCCATTCTAATGTTAGGCTAATTGAGAAATAGTCTGTGTCTATATTTGATTTAGGATATACAAGGAATTGAATTTTCAGACACAGGTCTGTAAACTTCTGTTTCATTCTCTAAGAGCACATGTTTCAGTAACACATGAAGCTTAATTATTGACCTTTGCCAGAATGCATGTAACTTACTAAGGCATTTTAAACAAATAGCTGTAATATGGTTGTTTCTGTTGAATGTTGGAGGGAAAATATACCAAAAACTTTCCTGATCATTTGGCCAATATACCCCAATCACAACTCAAGTAACAATATTTTTCAATATTGTTGGTCTACCTAACAGTTTAGAATATCACCACCAAACCCcatggtttttcacactcaataatttcctgtgtgtatcaagaatgatccacttCATATAGTGATATCTGGCCAATTTaaaacaactgtgggaagcatgtcGACACCCTGTAGACACCCTGTAGATCCAGTCCTTGcaccaacaaattgaggctgttctgagggaaaaaagGGGAGTTtgcaactcagtattaggaagttgttcttgatgttttatacactcagtgtatatatacagtgctgtACAAAAGTATTtccccctttctgattttctctatttttgcattttttgatactgaatgttatcagatcttcaaccaaaacctaatattagataaagggaacatgggtttacaaataacaaaaaaaagagacttattttatttatataattAACCAAGTTACGCAACACCTAATTCCCCTGTGTGACAAAGTAATAACTGGTATTGCCACCTTAAGCTGCAATTACTAAAAACAAATTCCAAATACCAAATCGGtccatattatcaggcaggtgtgTTATTTAGCAATAAGCATGATAACCTGTATTATGAGGTTACATGGGGTTGCCCATCTACATTTATCCCAGTGTGCTAACCATTAGCAAGATCAGtggttctcaatcctggtcctggggacccaaaggggtgcacatttaATTTTTTTCcccaagcactacacagctgattcaaatcatcaaagccTTTTGATGAGTTGATAATTTTAATCAGCTTTGTAGTGCTcgggcaaaaacaaaaatgtacacCCGTTTGGGTCCCCAGGACTGTTTGAGAACCAGTGAGCAAGATCATAAACTCAAAACATTATCTTGTTGCTAGCAACATAGACTATTGCTGACTTGACTGTCCCAAACTTTCCATTGGTACTCAGCCAAGGATGTATATACACTGAATAATGTAGGCCTATCTGTTACAACGGACTCCTGTTACTGCCTACCATACaatgttgttgtctctctttatgtagtgttgtgttgtctctcttgtcgtgaaaGGCCGTTTGCCTtttgttaggccgtcattgtaaataagaatgtgttcttaaccgactGAGTTAGcaaagttaaataaagattaaaaataAACAAAGCACTTCtctgcggcttttgacattattgatcataatctgctgctggaaaaagcacaattgttatggctttacatcccctgctatattgtggatctagggttacctgtctaacagaacacagagggtgttcttcaatggaatcctctccaacataatctagGAAGAGTCAGGCATTCCCCAGAGCAGCtttctaggccccttactttttcaatctttactaatgacttGCCACTGGTGCTGATTGAAGCCTGcgtgtctatgtatgctgatgactcaacactatacacatcagctaccacAGCAGGTGAAATCATTGCAACACTTAAGAGCTGCAGTCattttcagaatgggtggcaagagataagttagtcctaaatacaTGAATTTCAAAAACTAAAGGCATTGAATTTGGGACATAAAATTAAAACActgaacctcaactaaatcttgtaatggaTAATGTGGAAATGTAACAAGTTGAGAATAAACGTCTGTCATGgtaaaaacatattgatacaacggtagctaagatggggatagatctgtccataataaagcactgctctgccttcttaacaacgctATCAACAAGGTAGGTTCTACAGGCCCttgttttgtcgcacctggactactgtccagtcatgtggtcaggtgccacaaaaaaaagGACTttagaaaattacaattggcccaGAACTGGGCAGCACGGCTCACCCTTAaacgtacacagagagctaacattaactttatgaatgtcaatctctcatggctcaaagtagaggagagattgacattatcactacttgtatttgggagaagtattgacatgttgaatgcaccgagctgtcagtttaaactactagcacacaacTCAGAAAccaatgcataccccacaagacatgctaccaggtctcttcacagtccctatgtccagaacagactatgggaggtgcacagtactacagagAGCCATGACATGGCTACTATTCCACATCAattaactcatgcaagcagtaaagtAAGAtctaaaaatatatacaaatacaacTTATGggacagcggggactgtgaagagacacatacATGGATTTTGTTtggtagagtagtggcctgaggacaaacccttaatgtgttgtgaaatctgtattgtagtgttagttTTATTGGATAGATCTGCCTTTAGTGTTCCAGTCCCCATGAAGAGTAACTCCTTATCACAAATCTATGACCCTGTGTTgccttatcacatgtaaaatacattttcaaattcAATGAAAGCTGTGAAACTTTACCTAACTTAGAGAATACCATTACCATAAATATGTACTCAATTATTTTACCGTACTTcttggtggcagttgtgaaaagtTGCATGTATTGAACATGCCATTGCTTTTTAGACACTTCCCAGTGGGCTATTTCCCCTTTAACCAAGTGGTCTACTTGAAACTCATGTACTATATTGACACATTAACAATATCTATTTTCAGTTAAAGTTAACCTTGCCAGTAGCTTTGCAACCATTTGACATCTCCAATAAGCCCCTTATGGTGAACGAGAGGCTTGTAGAATTACTATGTGGAATATAGTACATAATTTGCTGGAGGGGAACTATTGGGCATTACCATCTGAAATAATAGTGTAGATGAATTGTGTCAGTAAATGTTCAACTTcctcacaaccccccccccaaaaaaaaacagctGGCAAACAGGTTTTATTGACCTCTGGGGTGTCTAACTTGTGATGCCCATAGTAAAGGTCTACATCAACTGTAGGTAACCATGTTCCTCCTATGGACCTAGATGACAGTTGGGACCTTACTTGACATGGCACTATTACAAGACAATGAAGGACACCCTCTGTGGTCAGAGGTAACATCCTTTATAAACCTCACGTTAAACTTCTCATATTGTTATGACCCTCAGCCACTAGTAGGTCTACAATTGTCACTATTTATCACTAGTATGAAGATGCTCAGTAAGACAGAAAAGAACCGGAATAGACTGGATCATTACTACAGGTCAACACTTGTGATATATTTTATTGTTTTACAAGATGCCTTGCCTCAAATACAATAGTGTTGTCAACAGAAACATCAATGTTACAGCTGTGTTGCACTGCAACAGTTTAACACTCCCCTCCCTATAAATGCAAAGCCAGTAGGATCTATCAGAGAAGCCAGGAGTGCTAGTCTGAAGGCCGTAGTCTTGGGATGGAAGTGGTTTAGCTCTGGCCTCCCAGGGTGTGCTTGTCAAACAGGTACTCTGCCATCTTGTTTTTGACAGCATCCATCTTGGTGAGGTTGGTGATGTGGTCACCCAGCTTCTTAATGGCCTCCACCTGCTCATTCAGGTAATGAGTCTCCAGAAAGTCACACAGCTAAAGAGGGAAAACACAGGTCAGACAAGAGAATGAATACAGACTATTGTAGATACAGTAACACACAAGAGCCTGGTGGTAATGGCATAAGTGCAGATGAGATGTCTGCAGTtaattttttaactaggcaagtctgttaacaAACACTTATTTACAACGGCATTTTAACAATGGGCTTACTGCcttcttcaggggcagaacataTTTCccccttgtcagctccgggattgAATCCAGCATCCTTTGTTAAcagcccaaagctctaaccactagacaacctGACGGCCCTTTTGCAAACTTACGCATCAGCTGCTATTGCGCAAATGTGAAGCAGGTCACAATCCTGTGTCATTAGTTATCAGAGCAAACCCCTGATCAATTCCTGGGACAGGACCTGTATTCTGTGATACATACATGTGGTGTGGTTCCAACAACTTACATGGGGGTCAACCTTGTCTGAGGCAATCTTGTGCAGGTCCAGCAGAGCCTGGTTCACATTCTTTTCCAGCTGCAGAGCACACTGCATGGCCTCCAGCCCATTGCCCCACTCATCACGTTCTGGCTTCTACACAGGACAGAGTGAACAGAATTACACCCCTCACACTCAGttcagtggttagaggcagtaTGTTTAGGACTACTCCAGGTTCTCTATATAAACTTAGCGCTGGAGACACTTTCCTCCATGGAGTAAAGTCATTTATCAGTCTACAATCTGAATGTGTTTGATGCTCAGGTGCTCACCTTGATGTCCTGGAGTAAAATGCGTCCACCTCTCTTGTTCTGGAAGGAGAGTAGCTTGTCGGCGTGCTCCCGCTCCTCGTCGCTGTTCTCCTTGAAGAAATGCGCGAAGCCACGCAGAGCCACATCGTCACGGGAGAAATAGAAAGCCTGGGTGGATAAACAAAACAGTGTGTTTAGAAACACATGCCAAACGTGACTCGGCATTCTGTTCTTGTTGTGGAAACTAAACTTGATAAAAAAGCATGAATCAGTCTAGTCTGTAGTCTACTTGGTAACCTGCCATTTACCCTGTCAAGGAGTTGTTACGCGCCCTGTCCAAAGTAGGATAGATTCCCGGCTTCATTTAAGAAGAAAAAAACCCCTCAAATATGCACTTCAGAGTTTCTTGGCTATTAATGATCTAAGCCAATATAATAAAAAGCCAGGTGAAAAAAGGTATTTAGACCCAGGCGTAATACAGGTAAATCAACAAAACGGTCATCTTGGTAGACTCCTTACCATTGAAGTGTAGGTGTAGGAGGCAAACATCTCCAAGTTGATCATCCGGTTGATGGCAGCTTCGCAATCGTGGTGATAGTTCTGGCGGATCTGAGACTCCATTTTGGCAGATTTTCTTTATCAAAATGAACGGTACAAAAATAGAGTTTCTTCGACTATTTTTCTATTATACTTCAAGAAAGTGTTATGTTATCAATCCGTAATGCGGGACGAAGGCAGAGGAGTTCCGTTCAATCACTGTTGAAGCAAGAACTTCTTCATGCGTCTTCTCAGACTTGTGAAGTGGAAGGAGCCTTGTTCGCTCTATTTATTGTTCAAACGGAATGCGTCAGTGAAATCCACCCTCACAGAGCGTAGCCAATCACCTTTAGAATTTCAACAGCAACTAGGCGGGTCATTTGAAGACGTCTTCCCACTCATACACATGACCAGAGGCAAATATTATTTCTTCTACTGACAAGAGAGCCGAGTGAccactctaacaatggaaatacatgtgcTCAACGAATGAAAACAGTGAAGGTCAGGTGGGACCATTATAGCCAATGATAGGGCGGGTACGCGTGTAGCAACATGCACAACTCAACGttgtttttctcaaagttgccggaATGCCACGTGCATCCACATATATCAGTACATTTGTAAAAGCTTAAACATTACGAAACGTATATTCTATCAAAATCCTCAAGTAATTAGAAAAAAACGGGCTTATCTCACGCGGACATATATTGGGCGGAGTAAATGCTCTCCCCTTGACCTCTTCATCTCGGTCTATATTTTTTTGTTGCTGCTTTGTTTATATCAAAGTAACATATTATTGGAAACAACTAAAGCAGTATTATCAGCCTAAGGCAATGATACAGTGCAGGTCTAACTAGAGCGGTTATTGttgaaaaaggtgtgtgtgttatatccTTAGAAGAAAATAGGAAGAATTGGAACACTCATTCTAATATTAGGCTAATTGAGAAATAATCTATGTCTACATTTGATTTAGCATATAAAATAATTGAATTTTGAGACACAGTTCTGTAAACTTCTGTTTCATTCTCTAAGAGCACATGTTTCAATAGCACATGTTGCTTAATTATTTACCTTTTCCAGAATGCAGTCAAAAGAAAAACTGTAGGGTTCATCACaccttttttttatatatatcaaTTAAATTTTCAGTATGAGGTATGGGAATACAGTAGTGGACAGAGAAGGAAAGGCTGGCTTTTGTAGAAATGGTATTTGTTGATACACCTTTCGGTTTCAAATGACATATTCTAGTTGACATGTGGTCTATCAAAGTTGATTACATTAGCCTAGGAATAACTACACAAAATCAGTAGCTACATACATCTAACCATACATAGGTTATTAAGTTAAaactgtgaagtggaaaccttTTTACAGCTAATGAAAATCAAAGACTACAGAAATAAAGTACCTTCCTAACAACTTCAGTTCACATGACCTGATCTTCCACAACTGTTGACAGGGTGCTTTCAGGGTGCTGGGTTATTGCTCAATACAGCCATGTAGTTGAAATGTCATTAGTATTCATAGGAACTCGAtctgtgttcgaatactcatactaactgcACTAACCATACTACTTGTGATGTAAGTGGAATATGTAGTATGGTTATTGGTCAAATAATGGATATAGTTAGTTTGCCAGAAGTTCCCGGATGTCGTATTAGCCAAAATACGAAGTATACAAGCagatgtactgtttggattctttacatacaatagaaataaaCTGAAACATTTtaatgtaattaatttcattattattttgtccaaatttcatatacacaaatgtaaatttacaaacagaaaaccacattttcataccctacaaaaagaaattgaactgtattttaagacggttaaatgctctCTAAGAatatgcatgtcccttaaggtccttgtgtaattataatgtgatattgtaccccctagctcgattgtccattgtttgtaatctatgtatgcttgtgttccctcatgtgctttatgtattgatttgttgttaataaaataaaaattaaaaatacaaGCAGTGGACTTTATTTCCGTGCTTTCAGGGCCCATAAATGCAATTGTTCAGAAAACGGGCGTGAAAGAGATGTAATGAATTTTCAAATAAGTTAAAATTCTTTAGCTACGCTATTCTTACGAACCGCATAGCCTATTGTAATGACCtgcctagatcataaatgaacaattgtccagacagaggcttgagtttgcgaattgacggtttattaaaccaactttacacaggctactgtttgggccgtagcacacgccaaaaagatgacagataacccacaagccaatcgtgacattctcttgggaagcccagacgtaagagagagagaataaaggctgaacctggtcttaacttccaatgctccacccccctgcccaacccccctccacgccactccgccaaccaccaggatgcccggcatcagaacattccaggcattcccgtgattggcagatagcaggttgattgacatgtcggaccccgcgaacaccgggtactggtcagtacaacacaaccacctcctagcctaacacataacacacagctgtctgtgcgggtcgctacactaTCATTGCAGTAGTATACACCGTTATGTTAGCTTGCTACCTAACATACATTTAGTTGACTATTAAGACAGCCTTTGATAAGTGGTATAGTCATAGTGCGTCCTCAGTGGGCATTTTTAAATTcactggctatctactccgatttcagagcactcatCTGAGTGCATCAAACTGCAGATGAATTGATGAATTTACAAACGTAACACCCATTGAATATAaccagtgtcagtaaacgtctgcaaaaaaaaattgtaattaaattgttgccagcaccacagttgcagtcaccaatgctctggataacatgaaaacagcctaaccagctgtgctagggtgagtaaaatggtcagagtgtggtgttctctcatttgtgtctggaagtagctagccaaagTTAGCTTTGGTGATTGACTGCCGTTGTCAGGTCAGAACGCCCGGATCACCCcgactcctcggccagagcgtccggTGTAGGCTCTGAATGCTCCGAGAGCAAAACGCTTTGAATTTccgaacggacaatctgacaacgctctgaatttaggAACGCCCAGAGCGTACTCTGGCACTCCAAATTTAATCTACAATCACATCCGAAATCGTACGAGGTCTAGCTACTAATTGgctatgctaacaagctagcaataggttgcatagcaacagtcAAAGCGATAGTTAGCTCAACTAACAGTTTACCGTTCTTTTACAGTATTCtcaaatgtaacctttatttaacaaggcaagtcagttaagaacattttttttttaatgacggcctactccagctaaatccggacgacgctgggcccaaTCATATCCCAATTACAGCAGTACTATAGTGATGccgcttgcactgagatgcagtgccttagtccgCTGTGCCATTCGGGAGCCCTATGAACTGATAGTATGCAGTATGTACTccttaagtatgtagtatacagtattttaGTATGTGTATTCGAACACAGTTTAGGTCTTCTGGGGCAGTATGCATCAAGCCTCTCAGAGTAAGAGTGccgatttaggatcagttttgccttttagatcacatTGAATAACATTACATGGATGGGGAAGCTCCTCTCCCCAGCTTCCACTGATTTATACAGCCCCTGGTCTTTCCTGGCCTAGTATGTAAGGTATTGCCTCTACTCCAATTGTTTGAGAACAGGACCCCTTTTTCCTCAAATGTAAGCCAAAACAGGCTCTATCTATCAGTTTGTCATAGCTACTATCTAGGTTCATTGTTTGTTGAAAAATTAGGAAGCTGCTTCAAATGTGGGTAAGGGTCTTCAACATAGATAATCCTTGAAGTATGTGCCTTGCTTTCTGTTACTTTGATCAACTGTTCTAGGCTGAACCTCATTTAATAGCGTAATGCTTTTATTATGAGTGCCATCAAAGTTTTGGAGACAATGCAACAAAGCCTCTTCAGACTGTTGGAAGTGGCAGTAGACTCATGCTTAAACCGGTGTTACAAAAAGGGCTGTGACATACTTGGCATTCCTTTTTTATTGCGAAAAGGGACATCACTTTTTGACAAAGTGATGTGTCATGCCTAAAGTATAAGTTTGGGTGAGCATATAATGCGAATGTCTAGCATCCCAAAAGTTGCTTGTAACTCACAGACAACTTTAGCtttttttctaatgatcaacttGGAAACTATttactactttgcaactacttagcgtgttagctaacccttcccataaccctttaacgtaactcctaacctaactaactttagccacctagctaacattccACCTAGCCACCGAGCTAaagttagccacaacaaattgaaattcgtaacatatatgtTTAGCAaatcgtaacatattgtacaaattgcaattcgtaactTATATTGTACGAATTACCATTCGTTTATTATAATACCAAAttgatgatggacatccacaaatgaatacatatcatactaattggagtaTTCCCAAATATACTTTTACAATGTTacgtctaccccccccccccccaggttgtTCTAAGTTACCTTATTTTAGCATCCTTtctcagggactgatttagacctgggacaccaggtgtgtgcaattaattatcaggtagtacagaaaaccagcagactccggacctcgtagggtaagagttgaatactccTGCACTAGAGTGTGTAAGGCAAAACCTGAAAAGGCAAcaggcaaatacacacacactggagaaaatctatctgtgttttctgtgttttCAAATGGACACGGACATGTATAAGATAACTGGTTTCCAGATTTGGGAACGAAGAGAGTACAGCCAATACCAGGTTAGTTATAGAATCTATTGCAGTGTTTTGATTAGGCAAAGCCTGTAATGTCCAGAAATGCTGGATAACAACATTCTTTGGTTATATCATATCTAGTGTAGCTAAAATCTATGGATgttttttgccatggggcagaaagaaaaatgttgctgttttagagCTCAGTGATTCTTAAAAGATGCGACAATCTACCTTAATATTATCAAAATGTGAAGTTTATATTTTGACAGACGAACGTATCAGTTATTAACACCATGTAAAGGAAACACTCCTATTTTATAATTAAATGCAACTAAGTGGATTTATGTCAACTCCGTCAGACACCATAAAAGATATTTCATTTGTACAATTATTGTCAAACAAGTGTTTAAAGGCCTTGATTATTTAACGCTAACATTTAGATTATTCATTCATGTGTAATACAAATCTCCAAACATATTTTCGTTTTGTTTTATAGCTATATTAAATGCTCCAGGGCTAATTTAGTTAGTAATCTGGCATGGTTTTCTAGATTTTGAACATAAAAGAACAATTATAAAGCTAACCTTATCCCTTCGGTCCAGCACAGCAAATACATTCATTGTTGAagcatatgttgcagaacagtgattACAATTTTTGTTCAGAATATTGACAACAAAATAAATCAATCTTAAAGGGGTTACtacctctgtagagatgggagaaccttccagaaggacaaccatctctgcaccaatcaggcctttttggtagagtggccagacggaagccgcttctcagtaaaaggcacatgacaacccacttggagtttaccaaaaggcacctaaaggactaaaCTGCgccagagcgctcaagacctcagactgggcgaaggtttaccttccaataagacaacgaccctaagcatacatccaagacaacgcaagagtgacTTCAGGACAAGTATCTCcatgtcctttagtggcccagccGAAGCCGGGACccgaacctgatcgaacatctctggagagacctgaatatagctgtgcagtgacgttctccatccaacctgacagagcttgaggggatctgcacAGAAGATTTAGAGaccccaaatacagctgtgcaaagcttgtagcgtcacacccaagaagacttgaggctgtaatcactgccaaaggaaCAACCTCACTGCCataggctccaacacaaagccctcttgttgttagtaAAGTCTAATTAAATGAAGACGGTTTAAATGAATTATTCCTCCTCTTATTTGCCTATTTTCAGCACCATCAGCTGTCCATTTCCAATT containing:
- the LOC135533991 gene encoding ferritin, middle subunit-like, with the protein product MESQIRQNYHHDCEAAINRMINLEMFASYTYTSMAFYFSRDDVALRGFAHFFKENSDEEREHADKLLSFQNKRGGRILLQDIKKPERDEWGNGLEAMQCALQLEKNVNQALLDLHKIASDKVDPHLCDFLETHYLNEQVEAIKKLGDHITNLTKMDAVKNKMAEYLFDKHTLGGQS